In the genome of Streptomyces pactum, one region contains:
- a CDS encoding SCO2322 family protein: MPGVPGSTARRRLPTALPAGLVTGLATVLLVLLGAAPAQAADGYRYWSYWERDGARWTYALQGPGTARPGDGDTVGFRYAVSEDSPDAARPRGTASFEAICGGTPERGGGKRVAVVIDFGTAADAPGGVTPPKARTACARVGSGATAADALAAVAEPLRYNSSALLCAIAGYPRTGCAEVVEGAAGGDGASGGADGGADRDRADAGAAAEKEEDAGPSAGLIGGVAAVAVLGAAAVRQARRRRG, from the coding sequence GTGCCCGGTGTGCCCGGGTCGACGGCCCGGCGGCGGCTGCCGACCGCGCTGCCGGCGGGGCTGGTGACCGGGCTGGCGACGGTGCTGCTGGTCCTGCTCGGGGCCGCCCCCGCGCAGGCCGCCGACGGTTACCGCTACTGGTCCTACTGGGAGCGGGACGGCGCCCGCTGGACCTATGCCCTCCAGGGGCCCGGCACCGCCCGGCCCGGCGACGGGGACACCGTGGGCTTCCGGTACGCGGTGAGCGAGGACTCGCCCGACGCCGCCCGGCCGCGCGGCACCGCGTCGTTCGAGGCGATCTGCGGGGGCACCCCGGAGCGGGGCGGCGGCAAGCGGGTGGCCGTGGTCATCGACTTCGGCACGGCCGCCGACGCGCCCGGCGGGGTGACCCCGCCGAAGGCCCGCACCGCCTGTGCCCGGGTCGGCTCGGGCGCCACCGCCGCGGACGCGCTGGCCGCGGTCGCGGAACCGCTGCGCTACAACTCCTCGGCGCTGCTGTGTGCCATCGCCGGCTACCCCCGCACCGGCTGCGCCGAGGTGGTCGAGGGCGCCGCCGGCGGTGACGGCGCGTCGGGCGGAGCGGACGGCGGCGCGGACCGCGACCGCGCGGACGCGGGCGCCGCCGCGGAGAAGGAGGAGGACGCCGGCCCGTCGGCCGGCCTGATCGGCGGGGTCGCCGCCGTGGCCGTGCTCGGTGCCGCCGCGGTCCGGCAGGCCCGCCGCCGCCGCGGATGA
- a CDS encoding CbiQ family ECF transporter T component, whose protein sequence is MSGTTARRRWAERLRAPRETRRTALHAGAWWLWALGLATAASRTTNPLLLALLICVAGYVVAVRRTDAPWARSYGAFLKVGLVVLVIRLLFAFFLGSPVPGTRVLVTLPEVPLPEWARGVRIGGPVTAEGMLFAFYDGLKLATLLICVGAANALASPARLLKSLPGALYEAGVAVVVAMTFAPHLVTDVQRLRSARRLRGRPDRGVRALLQVGMPVLEGALERSVALAAAMDARGYGRTARVPAAVRHTTTALTLGGLLGVCAGSYGLLAAEGAGYGLPLLLAGLAAALGGLVLGNRRSVRTRYRPDRWGARAWLVSGSGAAVAALMIWAAGYAPDALHPPAVPLTAPVLPLWPAASVLLGLVPAFVAPAPRRTPASASRRTLADTARRSPADTSRSSPADTSRRTPADTSLRSPADSSPHRPVSPAGAARSGPSAGSGPGRPPTATPTTPATGPEAAAIHRPPTAGPPPHPPAEDPPPRPPAQAPSPNPPAESPSPNPLPGGPHQARAASRAPGDRPRPEESRQ, encoded by the coding sequence ATGAGCGGCACAACGGCCCGGCGGCGGTGGGCGGAGCGGCTGCGGGCACCCCGGGAGACGCGCCGGACCGCGCTGCACGCCGGTGCCTGGTGGCTGTGGGCGCTGGGGCTGGCGACGGCGGCCTCCCGGACGACCAACCCGCTCCTGCTCGCCCTGCTGATCTGCGTCGCGGGCTATGTGGTCGCGGTGCGCCGGACGGACGCGCCGTGGGCCCGCTCGTACGGCGCGTTCCTCAAGGTCGGCCTCGTGGTGCTGGTCATCCGGCTGCTCTTCGCGTTCTTCCTCGGCTCGCCGGTGCCCGGCACCCGGGTGCTGGTCACCCTCCCCGAGGTGCCGCTGCCGGAGTGGGCGCGCGGGGTGCGGATCGGGGGCCCGGTCACGGCCGAGGGGATGCTGTTCGCGTTCTACGACGGGCTCAAGCTGGCCACCCTGCTGATCTGCGTGGGCGCGGCGAACGCGCTGGCCAGCCCGGCGCGGCTGCTGAAGTCGCTGCCGGGGGCGCTCTACGAGGCCGGGGTGGCGGTGGTCGTCGCGATGACCTTCGCGCCCCACCTCGTGACCGACGTGCAGCGGCTGCGGTCCGCCCGCCGGCTGCGGGGCCGCCCCGACCGTGGGGTCAGGGCGCTGCTCCAGGTCGGGATGCCGGTGCTGGAGGGCGCGCTGGAGCGCTCGGTGGCGCTGGCGGCGGCCATGGACGCCCGGGGGTACGGGCGGACCGCGCGGGTCCCGGCCGCGGTGCGGCACACCACCACGGCGCTCACCCTCGGCGGGCTGCTGGGGGTGTGCGCCGGGAGTTACGGGCTGCTCGCCGCCGAGGGGGCGGGGTACGGGCTGCCGCTGCTGCTCGCCGGGCTCGCCGCCGCGCTGGGCGGTCTGGTCCTGGGCAACCGCCGTTCGGTGCGCACCCGGTACCGGCCGGACCGCTGGGGTGCGCGGGCGTGGCTGGTGTCCGGTTCGGGGGCGGCGGTGGCGGCCCTGATGATCTGGGCCGCCGGGTACGCGCCGGACGCGCTCCATCCGCCCGCGGTGCCGCTGACCGCGCCGGTGCTGCCGCTGTGGCCCGCGGCGTCGGTGCTGCTCGGGCTGGTGCCGGCGTTCGTCGCCCCGGCGCCCCGCCGGACACCGGCGAGCGCCTCCCGCCGGACATTGGCGGACACCGCCCGGCGGTCACCGGCGGACACCTCGCGCAGCTCACCGGCGGACACCTCCCGCCGGACCCCGGCGGACACCTCGCTCCGGTCACCGGCGGACTCCTCGCCGCACCGCCCGGTGTCCCCCGCCGGTGCGGCCCGCTCCGGCCCGTCCGCCGGGTCCGGACCCGGCCGCCCGCCGACGGCCACGCCCACCACGCCCGCCACCGGCCCGGAGGCCGCCGCCATCCACCGGCCTCCCACCGCCGGTCCGCCGCCGCACCCACCGGCCGAGGACCCGCCGCCACGCCCACCGGCCCAGGCGCCGTCCCCGAACCCGCCGGCCGAGAGTCCGTCCCCGAACCCTCTCCCCGGCGGCCCGCACCAGGCACGGGCCGCGTCCCGCGCGCCGGGGGACCGTCCGCGACCCGAGGAGTCCAGGCAGTGA
- a CDS encoding ABC transporter ATP-binding protein: MIRFEQVSVSYADAPAPALAGVDLTVPEGELCLLVGPSGVGKSTLLGAVSGLVPHFTGGTLRGRVTVAGRDTRTHRPRELADVVGTVGQDPLAHFVTDTVEDELAYGMESLGLPGDTMRRRVEETLDLLGLADLRDRPITTLSGGQRQRVAIGSVLTTHPRVLVLDEPTSALDPAAAEEVLAVLQRLVHDLGTTVLMAEHRLERVVQYADRVVLLPGPGEPPVTGDPAEVMAVSPVHPPVVALGRAAGWSPPPLSVRDARRKAGALRERLAGRTPSAAPPLAPAAAPAGEASGLSVRRDGVEVLHGVDLAVRPGETVALMGRNGAGKSTLLATFTGLHEPSAGTVRAGGVVPHRTPPGRLPRHVGLVPQDPRDLLYADTVAAECAAADRDAGAPPGSCRALVDRLLPGQADTIHPRDLSEGQRLALALAVILTARPPLILLDEPTRGLDYAAKARLTEVLRELAADGHAVVLATHDVELAADLAHRVVILADGEVVADGPTADVVVSSPAFAPQVAKVLAPGPWLTVPQVRRALEEPA; this comes from the coding sequence GTGATCCGCTTCGAGCAGGTGTCGGTCAGCTACGCCGACGCGCCCGCGCCCGCGCTGGCCGGTGTGGACCTGACGGTGCCCGAGGGCGAACTGTGCCTGCTGGTGGGCCCGTCCGGAGTCGGCAAATCGACTCTGCTGGGCGCCGTCAGCGGGCTGGTACCGCACTTCACCGGTGGCACGCTGCGCGGCCGGGTGACGGTGGCCGGCCGCGACACCCGCACCCACCGGCCGCGGGAACTCGCGGATGTGGTGGGCACCGTGGGGCAGGACCCGCTGGCCCACTTCGTCACCGACACCGTCGAGGACGAACTGGCCTACGGGATGGAGTCGCTGGGGCTGCCGGGCGACACCATGCGCCGCCGGGTGGAGGAGACGCTGGATCTGCTGGGCCTGGCCGACCTGCGCGACCGGCCCATCACCACCCTCTCCGGCGGACAGCGGCAGCGGGTGGCGATCGGCTCCGTACTCACCACCCACCCGCGGGTGCTGGTGCTCGACGAGCCGACCTCGGCGCTCGACCCGGCCGCCGCCGAGGAGGTGCTCGCGGTGCTCCAGCGGCTGGTGCACGACCTGGGGACCACCGTGCTCATGGCCGAGCACCGGCTGGAGCGCGTGGTGCAGTACGCCGACCGGGTGGTGCTGCTGCCCGGCCCGGGCGAACCGCCGGTCACCGGCGACCCGGCCGAGGTGATGGCCGTCTCCCCGGTCCACCCACCGGTGGTCGCGCTGGGCCGCGCGGCGGGCTGGTCCCCGCCGCCGCTGTCGGTGCGGGACGCCCGCCGGAAGGCCGGGGCGCTGCGGGAGCGGCTGGCCGGCCGTACCCCCTCGGCCGCCCCGCCCCTGGCACCGGCCGCCGCCCCGGCGGGCGAGGCGAGCGGGCTGTCGGTGCGGCGGGACGGGGTGGAGGTGCTGCACGGCGTGGACCTGGCGGTGCGTCCCGGCGAGACGGTCGCCCTGATGGGCCGCAACGGCGCCGGCAAGTCCACCCTCCTCGCCACGTTCACCGGGCTCCACGAGCCCTCCGCCGGCACGGTGCGCGCCGGGGGCGTGGTGCCGCACCGGACCCCGCCCGGCCGGCTGCCGCGCCACGTGGGCCTGGTGCCGCAGGACCCGCGCGACCTGCTGTACGCGGACACCGTGGCCGCCGAGTGCGCCGCGGCGGACCGGGACGCGGGCGCCCCGCCCGGCAGCTGCCGGGCGCTGGTGGACCGGCTGCTGCCCGGGCAGGCGGACACCATCCACCCGCGGGACCTGTCGGAGGGGCAGCGGCTGGCGCTCGCGCTGGCCGTGATCCTCACCGCCAGGCCGCCGCTGATCCTGCTGGACGAACCGACCCGCGGGCTGGACTACGCGGCGAAGGCCCGGCTGACGGAGGTACTGCGGGAACTCGCGGCCGACGGCCACGCCGTGGTGCTGGCCACCCATGACGTGGAGCTCGCCGCCGACCTGGCGCACCGGGTGGTGATCCTGGCCGACGGCGAGGTGGTGGCGGACGGCCCGACGGCGGACGTGGTGGTCTCCTCCCCGGCCTTCGCCCCCCAGGTGGCCAAGGTGCTGGCGCCCGGACCCTGGCTGACGGTGCCGCAGGTGCGGCGGGCGCTGGAGGAACCGGCGTGA
- a CDS encoding ECF transporter S component produces MDTPGGNATTTANGRPGLLRRGGGGTGGPRTGRGGIPDGRVRAVRLGPRAVASLILVSAVGVVAFGWPLLAAPDSGLAHSADAPWLFAGLLPLLIAVVVATISDSARASALPGDDSGAPGLDAKSVAMLGVLAAAGAALRPLGGGTAGIEPMFFLMVLSGRVLGPGFGFVLGAVSMFASALLTGGVGPWMPFQMLAMGWVSMGAGLLPGARRLRGRGELLMLAGYGAVASVLYGTAMNLQGWPYLGGMAASVSFVPGDPVTDNLARFLAYCLATSMGWDLPRALVTVVLTLTLGGTILRALRRATRRAAFATPVAFEE; encoded by the coding sequence ATGGATACGCCCGGCGGGAACGCCACGACCACCGCGAACGGCCGGCCCGGCCTCCTCCGCCGCGGCGGTGGCGGCACGGGCGGACCTCGTACAGGACGCGGCGGAATCCCGGACGGCCGGGTCCGGGCGGTCCGGCTCGGCCCCCGGGCGGTGGCCTCGCTCATCCTGGTGTCGGCGGTCGGGGTGGTCGCCTTCGGCTGGCCGCTGCTCGCCGCGCCGGACTCCGGCCTCGCGCACTCCGCCGACGCCCCCTGGCTCTTCGCCGGGCTGCTGCCGCTGCTCATCGCGGTGGTGGTCGCCACCATCTCGGACTCCGCCCGGGCCTCCGCGCTGCCCGGTGACGACTCCGGCGCGCCGGGCCTGGACGCCAAGTCCGTGGCGATGCTGGGCGTGCTGGCCGCCGCCGGTGCCGCGCTCCGTCCGCTGGGCGGTGGCACCGCCGGCATCGAACCGATGTTCTTCCTGATGGTGCTCTCCGGCCGGGTCCTGGGCCCGGGGTTCGGCTTCGTCCTCGGCGCGGTCTCGATGTTCGCGTCCGCGCTGCTCACCGGCGGCGTGGGACCGTGGATGCCGTTCCAGATGCTGGCGATGGGCTGGGTGTCGATGGGAGCCGGTCTGCTGCCCGGCGCCCGGAGGCTGCGCGGGCGCGGCGAACTGCTGATGCTCGCCGGGTACGGGGCGGTGGCCTCGGTGCTCTACGGCACCGCCATGAACCTCCAGGGCTGGCCCTACCTGGGCGGCATGGCGGCGAGCGTGTCGTTCGTCCCCGGTGATCCGGTGACGGACAATCTGGCCCGCTTCCTGGCGTACTGCCTGGCCACGTCGATGGGATGGGACCTGCCGAGGGCGCTGGTCACGGTGGTGCTCACCCTGACGCTGGGCGGCACGATCCTGCGGGCGCTGCGCCGGGCCACCCGCCGCGCGGCCTTCGCGACCCCCGTCGCCTTCGAGGAGTGA
- a CDS encoding transglycosylase SLT domain-containing protein: protein MSVDLSRNRSLPLRRRTLAVGAVAAVSAVTLTAQPAEAAPAPGRSSMMAREVARRMIPDTTQFRCFNQLVERESGWKVTAVNAASGAYGLLQAVPGSKMASAGPDWRTNPATQISWGLAYMKNRYGGPCGAWSFWRANRWY from the coding sequence GTGTCCGTTGACCTCAGTCGCAACCGGTCCCTGCCGCTGCGCCGCCGCACCCTCGCGGTCGGCGCGGTCGCCGCCGTGAGCGCCGTCACCCTCACCGCACAGCCGGCCGAGGCCGCCCCGGCGCCCGGCAGAAGCAGCATGATGGCGCGTGAGGTGGCGCGGCGGATGATCCCGGACACCACGCAGTTCCGGTGCTTCAACCAGCTCGTGGAACGGGAGAGCGGCTGGAAGGTGACCGCCGTCAACGCGGCCTCCGGGGCATACGGGCTGCTCCAGGCGGTGCCGGGGTCGAAGATGGCGTCCGCGGGCCCGGATTGGCGCACCAATCCGGCCACCCAGATCAGCTGGGGCCTGGCGTACATGAAGAACCGGTACGGCGGTCCCTGCGGCGCCTGGTCGTTCTGGCGCGCCAACCGCTGGTACTGA
- a CDS encoding DUF6230 family protein: MKDEQGRHVMGRVRWRRFAALSVPGFAATAALAVALANGAIAASFAVSGQQFKVSAKELKGEGFAQYGSVDANAREELLPVAVTAIRKAKIDSLCQSVVTHLPIIGDISLKLSAGTGGKPVEATDLYMDATDIAGDASFNNIEIGRDASTLDKGPDGAQGMQDLFSQQADDVRIADLRTTAWATTAGTFKLSGLSMKISKGKKECF, translated from the coding sequence ATGAAGGATGAGCAAGGCAGACATGTCATGGGAAGGGTGAGATGGCGGCGGTTCGCCGCGCTCTCCGTACCCGGTTTCGCCGCCACCGCCGCCCTGGCCGTTGCGCTCGCCAACGGCGCCATCGCCGCGTCGTTCGCGGTCTCCGGGCAGCAGTTCAAGGTCTCCGCGAAGGAGCTCAAGGGGGAGGGCTTCGCACAGTACGGCAGTGTGGACGCCAACGCCCGGGAGGAACTGCTGCCGGTGGCGGTCACCGCCATCCGGAAGGCGAAGATCGACAGCCTGTGCCAGTCGGTCGTCACCCACCTGCCGATCATCGGCGACATCTCGCTGAAGCTGTCGGCCGGCACCGGCGGGAAGCCCGTGGAGGCCACCGACCTCTACATGGACGCCACCGACATCGCCGGTGACGCCAGCTTCAACAACATCGAGATCGGCCGGGACGCCTCCACGCTGGACAAGGGACCGGACGGGGCCCAGGGCATGCAGGACCTGTTCTCCCAGCAGGCGGACGATGTGCGGATCGCCGATCTGCGGACCACCGCCTGGGCCACCACCGCCGGGACGTTCAAGCTCAGCGGTCTCAGCATGAAGATCAGCAAGGGCAAGAAGGAATGCTTCTGA
- a CDS encoding DUF6114 domain-containing protein, producing the protein MLLRWRRWRRSRPFWGGLVTIAAGAEISSIPLAPLKVMVLQGVTGVVSVLLGLVLVVLGLSAWVAPQHRGLAGVLAVMVAATALVLSNLGGFFLGTILGVIGGSLIFGWQPLPAPADPDPRPDAAGKGGTPDTGPGTPTGRGRGTDPQPDGTPGPDREGTPGPEHQHSPGPDREHTPGPDLKGTPEPEFKGSTPEPARTAAPEHDRDSGAGTASGTGAAHGPGPASAPEPASGAGATPLP; encoded by the coding sequence ATGCTTCTGAGGTGGCGCCGGTGGCGTAGGAGCCGTCCCTTCTGGGGCGGACTGGTCACCATCGCCGCCGGCGCGGAGATCAGCTCGATCCCCCTGGCCCCGCTGAAGGTGATGGTCCTCCAGGGCGTCACCGGCGTCGTCTCGGTCCTCCTCGGCCTCGTCCTGGTCGTCCTCGGGCTCAGTGCCTGGGTCGCCCCGCAGCACCGGGGGCTGGCCGGCGTGCTGGCGGTCATGGTGGCCGCGACCGCGCTGGTCCTGTCGAACCTGGGCGGGTTCTTCCTCGGCACCATCCTGGGCGTCATCGGCGGCAGCCTCATCTTCGGCTGGCAGCCGCTGCCCGCGCCGGCGGATCCGGACCCACGGCCGGACGCGGCGGGGAAGGGGGGCACCCCGGACACCGGACCGGGGACCCCGACCGGCCGCGGCCGGGGGACGGACCCGCAACCCGACGGCACCCCCGGCCCGGACCGCGAGGGCACCCCCGGCCCGGAACACCAGCACTCCCCCGGCCCGGACCGCGAGCACACCCCGGGACCGGACCTCAAGGGCACCCCGGAGCCGGAGTTCAAGGGCAGCACCCCGGAGCCGGCGCGCACAGCCGCGCCGGAGCACGACCGGGACTCCGGGGCCGGGACGGCGTCCGGCACGGGAGCGGCGCACGGGCCCGGCCCGGCGTCCGCCCCGGAGCCGGCGTCCGGGGCGGGGGCCACGCCCCTCCCCTGA
- a CDS encoding superoxide dismutase family protein: MTTVLAVSMASVSAASGTNCPVTLVHERYQAVSGTGAQEAVTYDTASVPVGSRVTVLKHPTADGGTRVVLRISGVQANRTFGAHVHTKPCGALPADAGPHYQNVLDPKQPSTDPAYANPRNEIWLDLTTDRRGSGRAEAVVDWKFREQGARSVVVHEHATNTHEGHAGTAGARLACVTVPFA, encoded by the coding sequence GTGACCACAGTGCTGGCGGTGTCGATGGCCTCGGTTTCGGCCGCCAGCGGGACCAACTGCCCGGTGACGCTGGTGCACGAGAGGTACCAGGCGGTGTCCGGGACCGGTGCCCAGGAAGCGGTGACGTACGACACCGCCTCCGTACCGGTGGGCAGCCGGGTGACGGTCCTCAAGCACCCGACCGCGGACGGCGGCACCCGGGTCGTGCTGCGGATATCGGGGGTCCAGGCGAACCGTACCTTCGGTGCCCACGTGCACACCAAGCCGTGCGGGGCGCTGCCCGCCGACGCCGGCCCGCACTACCAGAACGTGCTGGACCCCAAGCAGCCGTCCACCGACCCGGCGTACGCCAACCCGCGCAACGAGATCTGGCTCGACCTCACCACCGACCGGCGCGGCTCCGGCCGGGCCGAGGCCGTGGTGGACTGGAAGTTCCGGGAGCAGGGCGCGCGTTCGGTGGTGGTGCACGAGCACGCCACCAACACCCATGAGGGACACGCGGGCACCGCGGGCGCCCGGCTGGCCTGTGTGACGGTGCCGTTCGCCTGA
- a CDS encoding bifunctional glycosyltransferase 87/phosphatase PAP2 family protein — translation MLLVALWLLAGLLAARQAAEVLRRPPGERLTDLETWIGDRGVLHVSGSLYEGGSFTGTPFSGLVLKPLTRAAEESLGVAWTFGTLLLLVVLGLVVARALPDQVSRHTRLLAAPLAISLMAVSLPVRSTFTLGQASIIPVLLVLLTLLRRTSDRQAGLLTGLAAALQPALLLFSALHWLTGRRRAAAFGGGAFAVGTGAAWAVMPEDSRTYWFHHFGGAGLGEPADSLSNQSLHGLLLRLGLDGPPELALLAVLAVAVAALGLRRAVRYALDGQALLAVAVTGCVALAVSPTSWQHQQLWILLAAVGRVGRNRSDRLMWPVIVIMVMSLDRTALLPDVRLYDVLGDNAPLLAALTAALLMPFLARTSPLWATPRPTPRADVERSRFRYVPLLRLYRRPLSRPNLLLELMLIRVFYFAYSSVRGLAPGSRSLAEGHGRQVLAVEEWLSIDIEYSFNHLVADTPWLKDSMNYYYSTFHFLVPLSLLGWLYVCRPAAYRWARTPLGIATALALVGFWLYPLAPPRLMPGLGYIDTANGPQDFGNPDFGALTELSNQYAAMPSLHVGWSLWCGVIIALVAPRLWMKALGMLYPMMTVAVIMGTGNHYLLDAVGGAVVVAVGFAAQYLLTGTGRAPRTDKDLTLREVPAATLTAVRALPRPPVPREAPAVPREAPAERAGTGAAVAEQDRAPGAGTPAAGLEPATGTSGDGRQPAARAVGDGAEPAPGVAGVGREPGVGTAGDGGEPGAGAPARAASGGGPTEENAPDPAVDPVSPSNGGAAR, via the coding sequence ATGCTGCTGGTCGCGCTGTGGCTCCTCGCGGGCCTGCTGGCCGCCCGTCAGGCCGCGGAGGTGCTGCGGCGCCCGCCCGGGGAGCGCCTCACCGACCTGGAGACCTGGATCGGCGACCGGGGCGTGCTGCACGTCAGCGGCTCGCTGTACGAAGGGGGTTCCTTCACCGGCACCCCGTTCTCCGGACTGGTCCTCAAGCCGCTGACCCGGGCCGCCGAGGAGAGCCTGGGCGTGGCGTGGACGTTCGGCACCCTGCTGCTGCTGGTGGTGCTCGGCCTGGTGGTGGCCCGCGCACTGCCCGACCAGGTGTCCCGTCACACCCGGCTGCTGGCCGCGCCGCTGGCGATCAGCCTGATGGCGGTCTCGCTGCCGGTGCGCAGCACCTTCACACTGGGCCAGGCGAGCATCATCCCGGTCCTGCTGGTACTGCTCACCCTGCTGCGCCGCACCTCGGACCGGCAGGCGGGCCTGCTCACCGGTCTGGCCGCCGCGCTCCAGCCCGCGCTGCTGCTCTTCTCCGCCCTCCACTGGCTGACCGGGCGCCGCCGTGCCGCGGCCTTCGGCGGCGGCGCCTTCGCGGTGGGCACCGGGGCGGCCTGGGCGGTGATGCCGGAGGACTCGCGGACGTACTGGTTCCACCACTTCGGCGGGGCCGGGCTCGGCGAGCCCGCCGACAGCCTGTCCAACCAGTCGCTCCACGGGCTGCTGCTCCGGCTGGGGCTGGACGGACCGCCGGAACTGGCCCTGCTCGCGGTGCTGGCGGTGGCGGTGGCGGCCCTGGGACTGCGGCGCGCGGTGCGCTACGCCCTGGACGGGCAGGCGCTGCTCGCGGTGGCCGTCACCGGCTGTGTGGCGCTGGCCGTGTCGCCCACCTCCTGGCAGCACCAGCAGCTGTGGATCCTGCTCGCCGCCGTCGGCCGTGTCGGCAGGAACCGCTCCGACCGGCTGATGTGGCCGGTGATCGTCATCATGGTGATGTCGCTGGACCGCACCGCGCTGCTGCCCGACGTCCGGCTGTACGACGTGCTCGGGGACAACGCGCCGCTGCTGGCCGCGCTCACCGCCGCGCTGCTGATGCCGTTCCTGGCGCGCACCTCGCCGCTGTGGGCCACCCCGAGGCCCACCCCCCGCGCCGACGTCGAGCGCAGCCGCTTCCGGTACGTACCGCTGCTGCGCCTCTACCGCCGGCCGCTGTCCCGGCCGAACCTGCTCCTGGAACTGATGCTCATCCGGGTCTTCTACTTCGCGTACTCCTCCGTACGCGGCCTCGCGCCCGGCTCCCGGAGCCTGGCCGAGGGCCACGGGCGGCAGGTGCTGGCCGTCGAGGAGTGGCTGTCCATCGACATCGAGTACTCCTTCAACCACCTGGTGGCCGACACGCCGTGGCTGAAGGACAGCATGAACTACTACTACTCCACGTTCCACTTCCTGGTCCCGCTGTCCCTGCTCGGCTGGCTGTACGTGTGCCGCCCGGCCGCCTACCGGTGGGCGCGCACCCCGCTGGGCATCGCCACCGCGCTGGCGCTGGTCGGCTTCTGGCTCTACCCGCTCGCCCCGCCGCGCCTGATGCCGGGGCTGGGCTACATCGACACCGCGAACGGCCCGCAGGACTTCGGCAACCCGGACTTCGGCGCGCTCACCGAACTCTCCAACCAGTACGCGGCGATGCCCTCGCTGCACGTCGGCTGGTCGCTGTGGTGCGGCGTGATCATCGCGCTGGTGGCGCCCAGGCTGTGGATGAAGGCGCTGGGCATGCTGTACCCGATGATGACGGTGGCCGTGATCATGGGCACCGGCAACCACTACCTGCTGGACGCGGTGGGCGGCGCGGTCGTGGTGGCCGTCGGCTTCGCGGCGCAGTACCTGCTGACCGGCACCGGCCGGGCGCCGCGCACGGACAAGGACCTCACCCTGCGGGAGGTGCCCGCCGCCACTCTCACGGCGGTGCGGGCGCTGCCCCGCCCGCCGGTGCCGCGCGAGGCGCCGGCCGTGCCGCGCGAGGCGCCGGCCGAACGCGCCGGAACCGGAGCCGCCGTGGCGGAGCAGGACCGGGCACCGGGGGCCGGGACCCCCGCGGCCGGCCTCGAACCGGCCACCGGCACCTCCGGGGACGGCCGCCAACCGGCCGCCCGCGCCGTCGGGGACGGTGCCGAACCGGCCCCCGGCGTTGCGGGGGTCGGCCGTGAACCGGGGGTCGGCACCGCCGGGGACGGTGGTGAACCGGGGGCCGGTGCCCCCGCCCGGGCGGCGTCCGGCGGTGGCCCGACCGAGGAGAATGCGCCTGATCCGGCCGTGGACCCCGTTTCCCCCTCGAACGGCGGTGCGGCCCGCTAG
- a CDS encoding antibiotic biosynthesis monooxygenase family protein: MSIVKINVLTVPAEQREVLEQRFASRAGAVENSDGFEWFELLRPVEGTDQYLVYTRWRSEEDFRAWMEGPMKAAHQGGGNAGAQGGGEGGAQGSGEGAARPRPAATDSTLWSFEVVQQAAPKTS; this comes from the coding sequence ATGAGCATCGTGAAGATCAATGTGCTGACCGTGCCCGCCGAGCAGCGGGAGGTCCTGGAGCAGCGCTTCGCCTCCCGGGCCGGGGCGGTGGAGAACTCCGACGGCTTCGAGTGGTTCGAGCTGCTGCGCCCGGTGGAGGGCACCGACCAGTACCTGGTGTACACCCGCTGGCGCAGCGAGGAGGACTTCCGGGCCTGGATGGAGGGGCCCATGAAGGCCGCGCACCAGGGCGGCGGGAACGCCGGTGCGCAGGGCGGTGGTGAGGGCGGTGCGCAGGGCTCCGGTGAGGGCGCCGCACGCCCCCGGCCCGCCGCGACGGACTCCACGCTGTGGTCGTTCGAGGTGGTCCAGCAGGCGGCCCCGAAGACGTCCTGA
- a CDS encoding antitoxin, which yields MDSMKNLMNKVSGTAREHPDQTGRGIDRMSEEADRRTGGKYSGHIDKGADRARRSFGGHGGGGRHGGGTGDDRGGGPAA from the coding sequence ATGGACAGCATGAAGAACCTCATGAACAAGGTCAGCGGCACCGCCCGGGAGCACCCGGACCAGACCGGCCGGGGCATCGACCGGATGTCCGAGGAGGCCGACCGGCGCACCGGCGGGAAGTACTCCGGCCACATCGACAAGGGCGCCGACCGCGCCCGCCGGTCCTTCGGCGGTCACGGGGGCGGAGGCCGGCACGGCGGCGGCACCGGCGACGACCGGGGCGGCGGCCCCGCCGCATGA